A stretch of Cellulosilyticum sp. I15G10I2 DNA encodes these proteins:
- the glgB gene encoding 1,4-alpha-glucan branching protein GlgB, which produces MEFNITLINEQLSRLEKGDCKDPHSILGMYTKNDNNRTSLMVRIFCPTACSVTLVHMGDSAKRYILTPNGTQGIFEGELKKRKNKFLYKLQCKDSEGNRWSYVDPYQFETSFLEDELDTFQMGTNFQMYNKLGANFKEINGVWGVSFAVWAPHAKRVSVIGGFNNWDGRRHPMRLIEKYGIWEIFIPGIEEMEVYKYEIKTQDDILLYKADPYAKYGQIRPDNASVVYNLNKYKWKDKKWLEKRRQKAYYKEPVSIYEVHIGSWKRHPDGAFYTYKEAADELAKYIKEMGYTHVELMGIIEHPYDGSWGYQVTGYFAPTSRYGTPDDFRYFIDTMHKHQIGVILDWVPAHFPKDAFALEKFDGEALYEHVDEKQAHHPHWGTLIFDYGKPQVDLFLIASALSWLENYHIDGLRVDAVASMLYLDYGREGDYVPNRYGGRENLEAVEFFKKLNKEAYSQFPGVMMIAEESTSWPKVSHPVDEGGLGFGFKWNMGWMNDFLSYMKIDPYFRKYNHEKITFSLMYAFSENFIQVLSHDEVVHGKSSMIYKMPGNDWQKFANLRAAYGYMFMHPGKKMLFMGNEFAQTTEWNEGKELDWGLIVNKPHACILQYVKDLNKLYKTNRCLWELGNGYDNFEWIDCDNKDQSIISFIRKGLQIKDKLIIVSNFTPVSYTNYRIGVPDHATYTEVLNSDDLCYDGTGMINGTIDSDRIPWHGKSCSIEIKIPPLGICVFKIEKLLKIV; this is translated from the coding sequence ATGGAATTTAATATAACGTTAATTAATGAACAATTATCTAGACTTGAAAAAGGGGATTGTAAAGATCCGCATAGTATATTGGGGATGTATACTAAAAATGATAATAATCGGACAAGCCTTATGGTAAGAATTTTTTGCCCCACAGCGTGCAGTGTGACGCTCGTACATATGGGAGACAGTGCTAAAAGATATATACTCACACCGAATGGTACACAGGGTATTTTTGAAGGGGAATTAAAAAAAAGAAAAAATAAGTTTTTATATAAGCTTCAATGTAAGGATAGTGAGGGAAATAGATGGTCTTATGTAGATCCTTATCAATTTGAAACGAGTTTTTTAGAAGATGAGCTTGATACATTTCAGATGGGTACAAACTTTCAAATGTATAATAAGTTAGGCGCAAACTTTAAGGAGATTAATGGTGTATGGGGTGTTAGCTTTGCTGTTTGGGCACCTCATGCTAAAAGGGTTAGTGTAATAGGGGGCTTTAATAATTGGGATGGTAGAAGACATCCTATGCGTCTCATCGAGAAATATGGTATATGGGAAATTTTTATTCCGGGTATTGAGGAGATGGAAGTTTATAAATATGAGATTAAAACGCAAGACGATATTCTTTTATATAAAGCTGATCCTTATGCAAAATACGGTCAAATCAGACCAGATAATGCATCAGTTGTTTACAACCTTAATAAGTATAAATGGAAAGATAAAAAGTGGCTGGAGAAGAGAAGGCAAAAAGCATATTATAAAGAGCCTGTATCTATTTACGAAGTGCATATTGGTTCATGGAAAAGACATCCTGACGGCGCTTTTTATACCTATAAGGAAGCTGCTGATGAGCTTGCTAAGTATATTAAAGAGATGGGGTATACCCATGTAGAGCTTATGGGGATTATTGAACATCCATACGATGGCTCTTGGGGGTATCAAGTCACGGGATACTTTGCACCAACCAGCAGATATGGTACGCCGGATGATTTTAGGTACTTTATAGATACGATGCATAAGCATCAGATAGGCGTAATATTGGACTGGGTACCTGCGCATTTTCCAAAAGATGCATTCGCCCTTGAAAAGTTTGACGGAGAAGCTTTATATGAACATGTGGATGAAAAACAAGCACATCACCCGCATTGGGGAACGCTTATCTTTGATTATGGAAAACCTCAAGTTGATTTATTTCTTATTGCCAGTGCACTTTCTTGGCTGGAGAATTATCATATAGATGGTTTAAGGGTTGATGCAGTAGCCTCTATGCTTTATTTAGATTATGGAAGAGAAGGAGACTATGTCCCTAACCGATATGGTGGCAGAGAAAATCTAGAAGCGGTGGAGTTTTTTAAAAAACTTAATAAAGAAGCCTATAGTCAATTTCCAGGCGTTATGATGATTGCAGAAGAATCTACGTCATGGCCAAAAGTATCACATCCAGTTGATGAGGGTGGACTAGGCTTTGGGTTTAAGTGGAACATGGGATGGATGAATGATTTTTTAAGTTATATGAAAATAGATCCTTATTTTAGAAAATATAATCATGAGAAGATTACATTTAGTTTGATGTATGCTTTTAGTGAAAACTTCATTCAAGTTTTATCTCATGATGAAGTGGTTCATGGGAAGAGCTCAATGATTTATAAAATGCCAGGCAACGACTGGCAGAAGTTTGCAAATTTGAGAGCTGCATATGGCTATATGTTTATGCATCCTGGCAAAAAGATGTTATTTATGGGAAATGAATTCGCTCAAACGACGGAGTGGAATGAAGGGAAAGAATTAGATTGGGGGCTTATTGTGAATAAACCCCATGCTTGTATCTTGCAATATGTTAAAGATCTTAACAAGCTTTATAAAACCAATAGATGTCTATGGGAGCTCGGTAATGGCTATGATAATTTTGAATGGATAGATTGTGATAATAAAGATCAAAGTATTATCTCTTTTATTCGAAAAGGACTCCAGATTAAAGATAAACTTATTATAGTTAGTAATTTTACCCCTGTGTCGTATACAAACTATCGTATTGGTGTTCCAGATCATGCCACCTACACAGAAGTCTTAAATAGTGATGATTTATGTTACGATGGCACTGGCATGATAAACGGCACAATAGATTCAGACAGGATACCGTGGCATGGCAAATCTTGCAGTATAGAAATAAAGATCCCGCCTTTAGGCATATGTGTTTTTAAAATAGAAAAACTACTTAAAATAGTTTGA
- the argH gene encoding argininosuccinate lyase, with product MKLWGGRFAKETDTLTDHFNSSISFDARLYKHDILGSIAHVAMLAKQNIISVDDGKLIEQGLLDLLSDIEKGTVVFNEKMEDIHMNIESLLIDRIGDVAKRMHTGRSRNDQVALDVRMYVRDEITELKTMLLSLMDTLVSIAAQHTATIMPGYTHLQRAQPITFGHHLMAYFEMLKRDYKRLTFTYTMTNALPLGSGALATTTYPLDRDFVAESLAFDSLCENSLDGVSDRDFCLDLLYTISTLMMHLSRFSEEIILWSSHEFRFIELDDAYSTGSSIMPQKKNPDIAELVRGKSGRVYGNLISLLTTMKGLPLAYNKDMQEDKERIFDSIDTLKMCLPIFNQMIKTMHVCDKNMYKAAAGGFTNATDAADYLVKKGLAFRDAHEVIGKLVLHCVTENISLEELPLEVYQSIHPIFEDDIYEAISLATCVNERQVKGGPSMQAVCSHIDKARVFLTQPE from the coding sequence ATGAAATTATGGGGCGGAAGATTTGCTAAAGAAACTGATACTTTAACAGATCATTTTAATTCTTCAATATCATTTGATGCTAGGCTTTACAAACATGATATTCTTGGCAGCATAGCGCATGTTGCGATGCTTGCTAAGCAAAATATTATATCTGTTGATGATGGCAAGCTCATCGAGCAAGGTTTGTTAGACCTCTTGTCAGATATTGAAAAAGGAACAGTCGTTTTTAATGAAAAGATGGAAGATATTCATATGAATATCGAATCATTACTTATTGACAGAATAGGTGATGTTGCTAAGAGAATGCATACCGGAAGAAGCCGTAATGATCAAGTTGCACTTGATGTTAGAATGTATGTGCGTGATGAAATTACTGAACTTAAAACGATGCTTTTAAGTTTAATGGATACTTTAGTAAGTATTGCCGCTCAGCATACAGCTACCATTATGCCCGGTTATACCCATCTGCAGCGTGCACAGCCTATTACTTTCGGGCATCATCTCATGGCTTATTTCGAAATGCTTAAACGAGACTACAAACGTCTAACTTTCACGTATACTATGACAAATGCCCTTCCTCTTGGAAGCGGTGCGCTTGCAACAACTACCTATCCCCTAGATCGAGATTTTGTTGCTGAGTCTTTAGCATTTGACAGTCTTTGCGAAAATAGCCTAGATGGTGTATCTGACAGAGATTTCTGCCTCGATCTTCTCTATACTATCTCTACCTTAATGATGCATCTTAGCCGTTTTAGTGAAGAAATTATTTTGTGGAGCTCTCATGAGTTTCGTTTTATCGAATTAGATGATGCCTATAGTACAGGCAGTTCTATTATGCCACAGAAAAAAAACCCTGATATTGCCGAGCTTGTACGCGGCAAGTCCGGCAGAGTCTACGGCAATCTAATAAGTCTTCTGACCACTATGAAAGGGCTCCCCTTAGCTTATAATAAAGATATGCAAGAAGATAAAGAACGTATTTTTGATAGTATTGATACGCTTAAAATGTGTTTACCTATATTTAATCAAATGATTAAAACTATGCATGTTTGTGATAAAAATATGTATAAGGCAGCTGCAGGTGGTTTTACAAATGCTACGGATGCTGCAGATTATCTTGTAAAAAAAGGTTTAGCTTTTAGAGATGCTCACGAAGTTATTGGAAAGCTTGTTTTACATTGTGTCACAGAAAATATTTCTCTAGAAGAGCTTCCTCTTGAGGTTTATCAGTCCATTCATCCTATATTTGAAGATGATATTTATGAAGCAATCTCTTTAGCAACATGCGTTAATGAACGCCAAGTAAAAGGTGGTCCTAGTATGCAAGCTGTCTGCTCTCATATTGATAAGGCAAGGGTATTTCTGACTCAGCCCGAATAA
- a CDS encoding argininosuccinate synthase — protein sequence MKEKVVLAYSGGLDTSVIIPWLKENYDFEVVAVCINVGQDVELVGLEERALAMGVSKVYVENVKDEFMRDYVFPMIQSGAIYESKYYLGTSIARAIIAKTLVNVALKEGATAICHGCTGKGNDQIRFELGIAALAPHLKVIAPWRIWDISSREEEIAYLEERGLPVPMKKEDSYSRDRNMWHISHEGLELEDPWNAPSYDTLLKLGVSPEKAPDAPTIITLTFEQGIPTHLDGIAMEPSSLLEKLNELGGANGIGIEDIVENRVVGMKSRGVYETPGGTILYKAHEELEHLTLDRETYRFKQGVAIEFADLIYNGKWFTPLREALQAFVENTQKVVTGEVKLKLYKGNIIPQGTQSPFSLYSEDLASFTTGDLYDHKDAGGFITLYGLPLRVRALMQQNRDQK from the coding sequence ATGAAAGAAAAAGTTGTGTTAGCATACTCTGGTGGCTTAGATACTTCTGTTATTATTCCTTGGCTAAAAGAAAATTATGACTTTGAAGTTGTTGCAGTATGTATAAATGTTGGACAAGATGTTGAACTTGTAGGACTGGAAGAAAGAGCGCTTGCTATGGGCGTAAGTAAAGTATATGTTGAAAATGTAAAAGATGAATTTATGCGTGATTATGTTTTTCCAATGATTCAATCAGGTGCTATTTATGAATCTAAATACTATCTTGGCACCTCTATCGCCCGTGCTATTATTGCCAAAACATTAGTTAATGTTGCACTTAAAGAAGGAGCTACCGCTATTTGTCACGGCTGTACAGGAAAAGGCAATGATCAAATTCGTTTCGAACTTGGTATTGCAGCACTTGCACCTCATCTTAAAGTTATTGCGCCATGGCGTATATGGGACATCTCATCCCGCGAAGAGGAAATAGCCTACCTTGAGGAAAGAGGACTTCCTGTTCCAATGAAAAAAGAAGACAGCTATAGCCGCGACCGTAATATGTGGCATATCTCTCACGAAGGTCTAGAGCTTGAAGACCCATGGAATGCACCAAGCTATGATACTTTATTAAAATTAGGTGTTTCTCCAGAAAAAGCTCCAGATGCACCTACTATTATCACCTTAACTTTTGAACAGGGGATTCCGACTCATTTAGACGGAATAGCTATGGAGCCTTCCAGCTTACTTGAAAAATTGAATGAGCTTGGTGGTGCAAACGGTATTGGTATAGAAGATATCGTAGAAAACAGAGTTGTTGGCATGAAATCCCGTGGTGTATATGAAACGCCAGGTGGTACTATACTTTACAAAGCACATGAAGAACTTGAGCACTTAACTTTAGATCGCGAAACTTATCGTTTCAAACAAGGTGTAGCAATTGAATTTGCAGATCTTATTTATAACGGTAAATGGTTTACACCGCTTCGCGAGGCACTTCAAGCTTTTGTTGAAAACACTCAAAAAGTGGTAACAGGCGAAGTAAAACTTAAGCTTTATAAAGGTAATATCATTCCACAAGGGACTCAATCACCTTTCTCTCTTTACAGCGAAGATTTAGCTAGTTTTACAACCGGAGATCTATATGATCATAAAGATGCCGGTGGTTTTATTACACTATACGGACTTCCATTACGTGTAAGAGCACTTATGCAGCAAAACAGAGACCAAAAATAA
- a CDS encoding YesL family protein gives MSNFFDLDAPIWAWMTELADIMMLSIYWWVCSIPVITVGASTTSLFYVLGKKARKEPVYITRDYFKSFKENFKQSIPVSILLIIAWVSAALYGMLGLEIALSGNMAGMMKIIFPLAVVFIFETIHISIYVCAVFSRFNMKVYHIFTTAFILVHKHLLTTLIHTVIIVIGVGLFLKLPFLILILPAAIVGAVSYFIQPIFTKYIEQQTPVAEILSEE, from the coding sequence ATGTCGAATTTTTTTGATCTAGATGCACCTATATGGGCGTGGATGACCGAACTCGCAGATATTATGATGCTTTCTATTTATTGGTGGGTATGCAGTATCCCTGTTATAACAGTAGGCGCGTCAACTACATCATTATTTTATGTATTAGGTAAAAAGGCAAGAAAAGAACCTGTTTATATAACACGAGATTATTTTAAGAGCTTTAAAGAGAACTTTAAACAATCTATTCCGGTGTCTATCCTTTTAATTATTGCGTGGGTCAGTGCTGCGCTTTATGGTATGTTAGGTTTAGAGATTGCATTAAGCGGTAACATGGCGGGGATGATGAAGATTATATTTCCTTTGGCAGTTGTATTTATTTTTGAAACGATCCATATCTCTATTTATGTATGTGCAGTTTTTTCAAGATTTAATATGAAAGTCTATCATATTTTTACAACAGCTTTTATTCTTGTGCACAAACATTTATTAACAACACTTATTCATACGGTGATAATAGTAATAGGCGTAGGCTTATTTTTAAAGCTGCCTTTTTTGATTTTAATTTTGCCAGCGGCAATAGTTGGGGCTGTGTCTTATTTTATTCAACCTATTTTCACAAAATATATTGAGCAGCAAACGCCGGTCGCAGAGATTTTAAGTGAAGAATAA
- a CDS encoding YHS domain-containing protein gives MVVDFILNMFLVIILVSLFNLVRYILKIRKIMKMHKDNPNIQGISIINGEIKVIEKEGHGGTAKEKVAEEFVQDPICGASLEKKEAYRILKDGKEHFFCSWECREKFLKEHRVEEGEI, from the coding sequence ATGGTTGTAGATTTTATACTTAATATGTTTTTAGTTATTATACTCGTGAGTTTATTTAATCTTGTAAGATATATATTAAAAATAAGAAAAATAATGAAAATGCATAAGGATAATCCTAATATACAAGGTATTAGTATCATAAATGGAGAAATAAAAGTAATAGAAAAAGAGGGACATGGAGGAACCGCTAAAGAAAAGGTGGCAGAAGAATTTGTCCAAGATCCTATATGTGGGGCATCATTGGAGAAAAAAGAGGCTTACCGTATTTTGAAAGATGGAAAAGAACACTTTTTTTGTTCTTGGGAGTGCAGAGAAAAATTTCTAAAAGAACATCGTGTTGAAGAGGGTGAGATTTAA
- a CDS encoding competence/damage-inducible protein A has product MKAEIIAIGNEIVTGNTVNSNASYIAKQIQTLGIIPKYHSAVCDTMQDIQEVLSKSLEHADMVFVTGGLGPTDDDLTKEAICGYLGMELVIKEDICQNIQAFFNKIGRYMPECNKKQAAFPRDAYILENKNGTAPGCILTKDKKHIILLPGPPKEMKPMLDGYVLPYFKEKLNCAYHTIDIKLFGIGESEMAERIAHLLGETEYVSVAPYVGDYEVIVRITAYGSNEKQAIETTEKIKNSVCECLGEYVIGYNQDTLENVILELMKKHQYTIATVESCTGGMIASTLVNCSGISAYFKEGFITYSNEAKKKYAGVLEETLITYGAVSEQTAKEMAEGIRLRTKADIGLSATGIAGPDGGTSEKPVGRVYIGIAFPDRTYVYELNLNGTRQVIREKTVKNLLFQLYRNLK; this is encoded by the coding sequence ATGAAAGCAGAAATTATAGCCATTGGTAATGAAATTGTAACAGGTAATACAGTCAATTCAAATGCAAGTTACATTGCTAAACAAATACAGACGTTAGGTATAATCCCTAAATACCATAGCGCTGTTTGTGATACAATGCAGGATATACAAGAGGTATTAAGCAAAAGCTTAGAACATGCGGATATGGTTTTTGTGACAGGGGGTCTAGGACCTACTGACGATGATTTAACCAAAGAAGCTATATGTGGTTATTTAGGGATGGAGCTTGTTATTAAAGAAGATATATGCCAAAATATTCAAGCTTTTTTTAATAAAATCGGAAGATATATGCCGGAGTGTAATAAAAAACAAGCAGCTTTTCCTAGAGATGCCTATATACTTGAAAACAAAAACGGAACAGCACCGGGCTGTATTTTGACAAAGGATAAAAAACATATTATTCTTCTTCCGGGACCTCCAAAGGAAATGAAACCTATGCTTGATGGCTATGTATTGCCTTATTTTAAAGAAAAATTAAATTGTGCTTATCATACGATTGATATTAAGTTGTTTGGTATTGGTGAAAGTGAAATGGCAGAAAGAATAGCACATTTATTAGGTGAGACTGAATATGTCAGTGTTGCCCCTTATGTAGGAGACTATGAGGTTATCGTTAGAATCACAGCGTACGGCAGTAATGAGAAACAAGCTATAGAAACGACTGAAAAAATTAAAAATAGTGTATGTGAATGTTTAGGAGAATATGTAATAGGGTATAATCAAGATACACTTGAGAATGTTATACTTGAGCTTATGAAAAAGCATCAGTATACTATTGCAACTGTAGAATCTTGTACAGGGGGCATGATTGCATCTACACTTGTCAATTGCAGCGGGATTTCTGCGTATTTTAAAGAAGGTTTTATTACGTATAGTAACGAGGCAAAGAAAAAGTATGCAGGTGTTTTAGAAGAAACCCTAATAACATATGGTGCAGTGAGTGAGCAGACAGCCAAGGAAATGGCAGAGGGAATCAGGTTAAGAACAAAAGCTGATATTGGATTATCAGCAACGGGGATAGCGGGACCAGATGGAGGCACCTCTGAAAAACCAGTAGGGCGTGTTTATATCGGAATTGCTTTTCCGGATAGAACTTATGTTTATGAACTGAATTTAAATGGCACAAGGCAGGTAATTAGAGAAAAAACAGTAAAAAATTTATTATTTCAACTATATAGAAACTTAAAATAA
- the recA gene encoding recombinase RecA, protein MNNDSKKALDAAISQIQKQFGKGSIMKLGEATETNVSTFPTGSLSLDIALGVGGVPRGRIIEVFGPESSGKTTVTLHMIAEVQQKGGIAAFIDAEHALDPAYAKKLGVNIDELYISQPDNGEQALEIAETMVRSGAIDLVVIDSVAALVPRAEIEGDMGDSHMGLQARLMSQALRKLTGVVNKSKCTVIFINQLREKVGITFGSNETTTGGRALKFYASIRLDVRKIETLKQSNEFIGSRTRVKVVKNKVAPPFQQAEFDIMYGEGISKEGDVLDLAANIDIVNKSGAWYSYGDIRLGQGRENAKIYLKEHLDLLGEIESKVRQHYGINASDENESNEDFGEALSLLEEIDE, encoded by the coding sequence ATGAATAATGATTCGAAAAAAGCATTAGATGCAGCTATTTCTCAAATACAAAAGCAGTTTGGAAAAGGCTCTATTATGAAACTTGGGGAAGCAACGGAAACCAATGTATCTACATTTCCTACAGGGTCTTTAAGTCTGGATATTGCACTAGGTGTAGGGGGCGTTCCCAGGGGAAGAATTATAGAGGTGTTTGGTCCAGAATCTTCTGGGAAGACTACAGTTACATTGCATATGATAGCAGAAGTTCAACAAAAAGGAGGTATAGCAGCTTTTATCGATGCGGAGCATGCATTAGATCCAGCTTATGCCAAAAAACTTGGGGTAAATATTGATGAGTTATATATTTCACAGCCTGATAATGGTGAACAAGCTTTAGAAATTGCTGAGACCATGGTGCGTTCAGGCGCGATTGATTTAGTTGTTATTGACTCTGTTGCAGCACTTGTGCCCAGAGCAGAAATAGAAGGCGATATGGGAGATTCACATATGGGTCTTCAAGCAAGACTTATGTCACAAGCACTTAGAAAATTAACAGGGGTTGTTAATAAATCTAAATGTACTGTTATTTTCATTAATCAGCTTAGAGAAAAAGTAGGGATTACTTTTGGTAGTAATGAAACAACTACAGGAGGACGTGCACTTAAATTTTATGCTTCGATCAGGTTAGATGTGCGTAAAATAGAAACGCTAAAACAAAGTAATGAATTTATTGGAAGCCGTACCCGCGTAAAAGTTGTTAAAAATAAAGTTGCACCACCTTTTCAACAGGCTGAATTCGATATTATGTATGGTGAAGGCATCTCTAAAGAAGGTGATGTGTTAGATTTAGCTGCTAATATAGATATCGTTAATAAAAGTGGTGCATGGTACTCTTATGGAGATATTAGATTGGGACAAGGCCGAGAAAATGCAAAGATTTACCTTAAGGAACATTTGGACTTACTCGGTGAGATTGAAAGTAAAGTAAGACAGCATTATGGTATAAATGCATCGGATGAGAATGAAAGTAATGAGGATTTCGGAGAGGCTCTTTCGTTATTAGAAGAAATTGATGAATAA
- the rny gene encoding ribonuclease Y has protein sequence MVNINSIAIIIVGFIGVILVGIIAFSSGVFYRKRIAEAQIGSAEEKSRRIIDDAIKTGEAKKREMLLEAKEENIRIKNELDKEVRERRNELQQLEKRLVHKEETLDKKTAALEQKDEQLQHKIDNVEKVKVEIDTLHKKHLEELERISGLTLSEAKQYLLRTIEDEVKHESAILIKDIEAKTKVEADKKAKDILTNAIQKCAVDHVVDTTVSVVPLPNDEMKGRIIGREGRNIRTLETLTGIDLIIDDTPEAVILSGFDPIRREIARVALEKLIVDGRIHPARIEEMVEKARKEVEVLIREEGEAATFETGVHGLHPELIRLLGKMKFRTSYGQNVLRHSIEVSNLAGLIAAELGLDIRVAKRAGLLHDIGKSVDYEVEGSHVSIGANLCRKYGENPLVTNAVEAHHGDVEPETAIAVIIQAADTISAARPGARRETLETYIKRLQKLEEIATSFKGVEKSFAIQAGREVRIMVVPEEIDDNGLVLLARDVTKQIENDLEYPGQIKVSIIRETRATEYAK, from the coding sequence GTGGTAAATATAAATAGCATAGCAATCATAATAGTAGGATTCATTGGAGTTATTTTAGTTGGAATAATAGCCTTTTCTAGTGGCGTATTTTATAGAAAGCGTATAGCTGAAGCACAAATAGGGTCTGCAGAAGAGAAGTCTCGAAGGATTATAGATGATGCTATAAAGACTGGGGAAGCTAAAAAAAGAGAAATGCTTTTAGAAGCTAAAGAAGAAAATATTCGTATTAAAAACGAGCTTGACAAAGAAGTGCGCGAAAGAAGAAACGAGCTTCAACAATTAGAAAAAAGGTTAGTGCACAAGGAAGAAACGCTTGATAAAAAAACAGCGGCCCTTGAGCAGAAAGACGAACAGCTTCAACATAAAATTGATAATGTTGAGAAAGTAAAGGTCGAGATAGATACGCTTCATAAAAAACATTTAGAAGAGCTTGAAAGAATATCAGGACTCACTCTAAGCGAAGCTAAACAATATCTGTTAAGAACCATTGAAGATGAGGTCAAACATGAATCTGCAATACTTATTAAGGATATAGAAGCTAAAACAAAAGTAGAAGCAGACAAAAAAGCAAAAGATATATTAACCAATGCTATTCAAAAATGTGCAGTAGATCATGTAGTGGATACCACTGTCTCTGTAGTGCCTTTGCCTAATGATGAAATGAAGGGAAGAATTATAGGACGAGAAGGTCGAAATATCCGTACGCTTGAGACACTAACAGGAATAGATCTTATTATAGATGACACACCAGAAGCTGTTATTTTATCTGGATTTGATCCTATAAGAAGAGAAATCGCTCGTGTAGCACTTGAGAAGTTAATTGTAGATGGGCGTATTCACCCAGCACGTATCGAAGAAATGGTAGAAAAAGCAAGAAAAGAAGTAGAAGTTCTTATAAGAGAAGAAGGAGAGGCAGCAACGTTTGAAACAGGTGTGCATGGTCTCCATCCAGAGCTTATTAGATTACTTGGAAAAATGAAATTCAGAACAAGTTATGGACAAAATGTACTCAGACATTCAATAGAGGTTTCTAACTTAGCGGGGCTTATTGCAGCAGAACTGGGACTTGACATCCGTGTTGCTAAGCGTGCAGGATTACTTCACGATATTGGCAAGTCTGTTGATTATGAAGTTGAAGGTTCACACGTAAGCATTGGTGCAAATCTATGTCGTAAATATGGAGAAAATCCTCTTGTTACTAATGCAGTAGAGGCACATCATGGAGATGTAGAACCAGAAACGGCTATTGCTGTTATTATTCAGGCTGCGGATACTATTTCAGCCGCAAGACCAGGCGCGAGAAGAGAGACTTTAGAAACTTATATTAAACGGCTTCAAAAACTCGAAGAGATTGCAACATCATTTAAAGGTGTTGAAAAGTCTTTTGCAATTCAAGCAGGTAGAGAAGTCAGAATTATGGTTGTTCCAGAAGAAATAGATGATAATGGTTTAGTGCTTCTTGCAAGAGATGTAACTAAGCAAATTGAAAACGACTTAGAATATCCAGGGCAGATAAAAGTGAGTATTATTAGAGAGACAAGGGCAACTGAATATGCTAAATAA